The Trichoplusia ni isolate ovarian cell line Hi5 chromosome 21 unlocalized genomic scaffold, tn1 tig00003288_group20, whole genome shotgun sequence genome includes a window with the following:
- the LOC113506664 gene encoding ensconsin-like isoform X1, whose amino-acid sequence MSTRSTSTSFRARRGHKERSKNFTELEKRTVLELIARHRDVLRQGRSNNATNRSKQLVWSTICEEVNKRCGGERPRTPAQVKMWYENYKKKCKMRAHDTQQTQSEAPGLLDGMLWQNIHPLDVKDEECEATTSADLSGKDEDHTPVNVSVIRMTNGRLSSTNESEDTMPNVLEPHVTIIPQSPPSPASAPLRAHSPRSAPTPSPPCCPPPHPRQPLQAIEQARIQQNFLQKLNEFSNTPLNLSNLDDIKRKNGHEGQEKLEEQIKQDCGSATEEERLYFTAKRQHAIWEHEAKMKILNMELRQKEEIFSLQKQLFLIELRLKMDFLEKASAK is encoded by the exons ATGTCAACGCGCAGCACGTCCACATCGTTCCGCGCTCGCCGCGGCCACAAGGAGCGCTCCAAGAACTTCACCGAGCTGGAGAAGAGGACCGTGCTGGAGCTGATCGCGCGACACCGCGACGTGTTGCGACAGGGCCGCTCCAACAACGCCACCAACAGGAGCAAACAG TTGGTGTGGTCGACAATATGCGAGGAGGTGAACAAACGGTGCGGCGGCGAGCGGCCGCGCACGCCCGCGCAGGTCAAGATGTGGTACGAGAACTACAAGAAGAAGTGCAAGATGCGCGCGCACGATACTCAG CAAACGCAGTCAGAGGCGCCGGGCCTGCTGGACGGCATGCTCTGGCAGAACATACACCCGCTAGATGTTAAAG ACGAGGAGTGCGAAGCTACCACCAGCGCGGACCTGAGCGGGAAGGATGAGGACCACACGCCTGTTAACGTGAGTGTGATACGA ATGACAAACGGCCGACTATCAAGTACGAACGAAAGCGAAGACACGATGCCCAACGTCCTGGAGCCGCACGTGACCATCATCCCGCAGTCCCCCCCCTCCCCGGCCTCCGCCCCCCTCCGCGCGCACTCCCCGCGCTCCGCCCCCACTCCCTCACCCCCCTGCTGCCCCCCTCCCCATCCTCGCCAACCCCTCCAAGCGATCGAACAAGCCAGGATACAGCAGAACTTCCTACAGAAACTCAACGAATTTTCTAATACTCCGCTTAATTTGAGTAACTTAGACGATATTAAACGAAAGAATGGGCATGAGGGTCAGGAGAAGTTGGAAGAGCAGATCAAGCAAGACTGTGGGAGTGCCACCGAGGAGGAGAGGCTGTACTTCACGGCGAAGAGGCAACACGCGATATGGGAGCACGAGGCCAAGATGAAGATCCTCAACATGGAGCTGCGGCAGAAGGAGGAGATCTTCTCGCTCCAGAAGCAGCTGTTCCTCATCGAGCTCAGATTGAAGATGGACTTCTTGGAGAAAGCCAGCGCTAAGTGA
- the LOC113506664 gene encoding uncharacterized protein LOC113506664 isoform X2 — translation MSTRSTSTSFRARRGHKERSKNFTELEKRTVLELIARHRDVLRQGRSNNATNRSKQLVWSTICEEVNKRCGGERPRTPAQVKMWYENYKKKCKMRAHDTQQTQSEAPGLLDGMLWQNIHPLDVKDEECEATTSADLSGKDEDHTPVNMTNGRLSSTNESEDTMPNVLEPHVTIIPQSPPSPASAPLRAHSPRSAPTPSPPCCPPPHPRQPLQAIEQARIQQNFLQKLNEFSNTPLNLSNLDDIKRKNGHEGQEKLEEQIKQDCGSATEEERLYFTAKRQHAIWEHEAKMKILNMELRQKEEIFSLQKQLFLIELRLKMDFLEKASAK, via the exons ATGTCAACGCGCAGCACGTCCACATCGTTCCGCGCTCGCCGCGGCCACAAGGAGCGCTCCAAGAACTTCACCGAGCTGGAGAAGAGGACCGTGCTGGAGCTGATCGCGCGACACCGCGACGTGTTGCGACAGGGCCGCTCCAACAACGCCACCAACAGGAGCAAACAG TTGGTGTGGTCGACAATATGCGAGGAGGTGAACAAACGGTGCGGCGGCGAGCGGCCGCGCACGCCCGCGCAGGTCAAGATGTGGTACGAGAACTACAAGAAGAAGTGCAAGATGCGCGCGCACGATACTCAG CAAACGCAGTCAGAGGCGCCGGGCCTGCTGGACGGCATGCTCTGGCAGAACATACACCCGCTAGATGTTAAAG ACGAGGAGTGCGAAGCTACCACCAGCGCGGACCTGAGCGGGAAGGATGAGGACCACACGCCTGTTAAC ATGACAAACGGCCGACTATCAAGTACGAACGAAAGCGAAGACACGATGCCCAACGTCCTGGAGCCGCACGTGACCATCATCCCGCAGTCCCCCCCCTCCCCGGCCTCCGCCCCCCTCCGCGCGCACTCCCCGCGCTCCGCCCCCACTCCCTCACCCCCCTGCTGCCCCCCTCCCCATCCTCGCCAACCCCTCCAAGCGATCGAACAAGCCAGGATACAGCAGAACTTCCTACAGAAACTCAACGAATTTTCTAATACTCCGCTTAATTTGAGTAACTTAGACGATATTAAACGAAAGAATGGGCATGAGGGTCAGGAGAAGTTGGAAGAGCAGATCAAGCAAGACTGTGGGAGTGCCACCGAGGAGGAGAGGCTGTACTTCACGGCGAAGAGGCAACACGCGATATGGGAGCACGAGGCCAAGATGAAGATCCTCAACATGGAGCTGCGGCAGAAGGAGGAGATCTTCTCGCTCCAGAAGCAGCTGTTCCTCATCGAGCTCAGATTGAAGATGGACTTCTTGGAGAAAGCCAGCGCTAAGTGA